The Komagataeibacter sp. FNDCR2 nucleotide sequence GTTTTCACGGGTTCCTCCTGCTTATGGCGGCTTGTGCATCCCTTCGAAAAAAGGGGCCGCGTTTTATGGTGCCTCTCACATCCATGACCGAAAACAGGTAATGGGCAGCCGGGCGATGCGCCACGCAGGCACATCATGAACGCCTATTATGTAACCCCACCGCCCCGGACAGGCAGGTCATCAAATCGTTATACCCTGCGAGGGGTGCCTGATCATCCTGTCCGCCACCCGGCTACATGATGGCGGACAGGACCATCAGCGTGTCCCCCCATGTGCGCGGGGCACGATGGTCCAGCCCGCAATCCTGCTGCCCGGCGGCAGGTGGCACAGGCCGGTGTGGCCATCGGGCGTGACCTGCCACATACCGTCACGACGGGCGCAGTCCTGTGCCGGGGGTGTACGAGAGGCGAGAAGCGGGTCATCACAGCCCCCCAGACCCGCCAGAAACAGACCTGCCAGAAACAGGGCCGCCATAACCCGCCGCGCGGGTGCATAGGGCATGTTACGGGCGCGGGTCAGCGGCGGCGCATGGCAGGATGGTTGCGGCGGAACAGTTTCCATTCCTCCACCAGTTTGCCGCTGGGCAGATGGCACCAGCCGGTTACCCCGCTGCCGGTGCGCAGCATCTCCACCCGCCCCCCACGCTGCACGCAGAATTTCGAAGCCGGGTTCGGCGTCCCGATGGGCGCCACCGCATGGGCGGGCGCAAGGCCGATCACCCCGGACAACAGGCAGGCCATGAACGCCATGACACACAAAACGCAGGCATAAGCGCGGGGCAGGAAAGGAAAAGGGGTCATATCAACTCAGGCCCTTGATGGTTTGCGGCATATCCTGCCGACAGCGACAGAAGTGCGTGGCATGGGGTAGCAGCAATCCACTGCGAATTCCATGGATCGAGGGCTATGCGGGGGGCGGGTGTTCCGCATGGGCCTGTCCCCGGGGCGGGGTTCCCCACAAAAAACAAGGCAGCGTCCTGGCCGCGCCAGTATTTTTTGCCTTTCTTCCTTGTAAGTCCGCCCAGCCTGCGGCGGATCCGCGATTCCCCGCTTGCGCGGTTCACCGGGCCGCCTAATCTGCGGGAATGAAACGGATCTTCACGCGCGCCGCCTGCCGGCCCGTCAACCTGCTGGCGGTGGCGCTGCTGGCGGGGTGTGCCGGGCCGGTTACCGTGCGGCAGGTCTCGCTGGTGCAGAGCTATCGCGCCACCAGCCGCAGCACGCTTCAGGGCCACGCGCCGGGTAATCCTACACTGGTGGTGCTCAACCGCCATGGCCTTCTGGCCCAGTGGCGCGCCCATCCCGACCGGGCCATCGCCACCCTGCGCACGCAGGTCCAGACAGTCGTGACAGACCATGAGGAGGTGGCCGATACGCTGTTCGCGCTGGCGGAACTGAGCTACCGCCAGGGTCTGCGCCACCACAGGGCCGCGGATTTCCTGGCCGCCGCACTGTATGCTTATGCCTACCTGCAACCGGGGCAGGCGGGTGGCCCCAGCCCGTATGATGAACGCTTCCGGCAGGCATGCGACCTGTACAATCTGGGCCTGAGCGCGGCCTTTCCCACCCTGGGTGCGGTTGGGGCGCAGGTACGCGCGCTTCCATTTGGCACGATTGACCTTGGCTTCGACCCCGCGCAACTTCACTGGCATGGCCGCCTGCTGGAAAACATGCGTCCCACCGCAACACTCGCGGTCAGCGGAATGGCAAATGTCTATCGCACCCCCGGACTGGGCGAGGCCCTGACCGCGCTGGCCAGCCCCGTGCCGGATGGCGCCGGCATGCAGGAACATGACGACCCGAATGCGCATGGCAGTTTCAGCATATCGGACCAGATACGCGTTCCCGCCAGCCTGCTGCTGGAAATGGACAATCCCCGCGCACAGGTGCTGACTGGCAGCCTGCACGGTCGGCTGGTACTGCGGGTTATGGATGAAAACCCCGCCACCCGCATAGGCGACGCCACCATCCCCGCTGCCTATGACCAGACCGCCGCCCGCGCGCTGAGCCTGCGTGAGACGGCGCTGTGGACCAAGGAATACCGTGGTTTTCTGGATGGCACGACCTTTGACGGCACGCGCCCGCGACTGGTGGCCATGACCCCGCACCGGCGGGGCAACATGCCGGTGGTGTTCATTCACGGCACGGCGTCCAGCCCCTACCGCTGGGCCAGCATGGTCAATGACCTGCTTGAAGACCCGCGCATCCGGGACCATTTCGACTTCTGGTTCTTTTCCTACGCCACATCCAGTCCCATTCCATATTCCGCCTGGCAGTTGCGCCGGGCCATAACGCAGGCGGTGGACAGCCTGGGCGGATTACGGGCCGATCCGGCGCTGGGGCGCATCACGCTGGTGGGTCACAGCCAGGGCGGGCTGCTGGCGCGCATGCTGGTCATCAACCCCGGGGACAGGCTGTGGAACGGCACGGCGGACCGCCCGCTTTCCGCCTTTCACCTATCCGCCGACGCGCGCCGTCTCATGCGCGAGACGATGTTTCCCACCCCCATGCCCGAAATCCAGCGTGTGGTGTTTATCGCAACACCGCAGCATGGCAGTTACTTCGCCGGCACATCGTTCACGCAGCTTATCGGCCGGATGGCCAGCCTGCCGCTGCGGGT carries:
- a CDS encoding triacylglycerol lipase, which gives rise to MKRIFTRAACRPVNLLAVALLAGCAGPVTVRQVSLVQSYRATSRSTLQGHAPGNPTLVVLNRHGLLAQWRAHPDRAIATLRTQVQTVVTDHEEVADTLFALAELSYRQGLRHHRAADFLAAALYAYAYLQPGQAGGPSPYDERFRQACDLYNLGLSAAFPTLGAVGAQVRALPFGTIDLGFDPAQLHWHGRLLENMRPTATLAVSGMANVYRTPGLGEALTALASPVPDGAGMQEHDDPNAHGSFSISDQIRVPASLLLEMDNPRAQVLTGSLHGRLVLRVMDENPATRIGDATIPAAYDQTAARALSLRETALWTKEYRGFLDGTTFDGTRPRLVAMTPHRRGNMPVVFIHGTASSPYRWASMVNDLLEDPRIRDHFDFWFFSYATSSPIPYSAWQLRRAITQAVDSLGGLRADPALGRITLVGHSQGGLLARMLVINPGDRLWNGTADRPLSAFHLSADARRLMRETMFPTPMPEIQRVVFIATPQHGSYFAGTSFTQLIGRMASLPLRVSETAREIMTGAGDSTHLAGRVSRLGSVYAMSPRSAFMRTLPTIPIVKGVHTHSIIPVCGSGNPLARADDGMVSYTSAHIPDVDSELVVRHSEHSTQSNPFTIAEVRRILLLQLAQGTIAPAMPRP
- a CDS encoding DUF333 domain-containing protein, which gives rise to MTPFPFLPRAYACVLCVMAFMACLLSGVIGLAPAHAVAPIGTPNPASKFCVQRGGRVEMLRTGSGVTGWCHLPSGKLVEEWKLFRRNHPAMRRR